Proteins encoded together in one Solanum lycopersicum chromosome 7, SLM_r2.1 window:
- the LOC101253398 gene encoding ATP-dependent helicase rhp16-like → MLRRIDQRRNQREWMQNIRGLVLTWKIMEQEMNEFLLENYSDGLDLDIQNVSLAETAEPPSDFLLPLLRYQKEWLAWSIKQETIFKGGILADEMGMGKTVQAIALVLAQRELKKATNGSTILLSSPGTSQELPTIKGTLVVCPLIGAMQWIHEIERCTTRGSNKILFYHGTNREKCMYKLKEYDFVITTYSTLQADYMPKKKKQNSSVGEDVSTRNSVLHSVKWDRIILDEAHCIKSVHSNFTNAVLALESFYKWALTGTPLQNRIGELYSLVRFLQVPPYACYFCEDCNCTGLYFSFYDACPQCSHQPASHFLWWKKYIEEPTWLFDDEGRDAMVWYNHKILKSLLLRRTKKERAVDLALPTKTVIVRKDSLDDRENDYYKTLCRRSQEQLDIFVQDGTMINKNCHIFAIITRLRQAVDHPYIVMYSRKELASGNEEAGDVEQLCHLCHDAVEDPVVTCCRHMFCRACMIYLADGVMEKPCHSCTKPLTFDFTGNKDKGVSSSKPTVKGFRSSSILNKIQLDKFRTSTKIEALKEEISNMFERDCSAKGIVFSQFTAFLDLIQYTLNVRHKVGSMSIAARDAALKRFTEDGNCKILLMSLKTGGVALNLTVASHVFIMDPWWNPAVQQQAQDRVHRIGQYKPVMIVRFLIENTIEERILALQEKKKLLFEGQVFFSYNRLHSCICVLTKIKYFDDFPLQFFVRFLLCSLLQLSL, encoded by the exons ATGTTGAGAAGGATAGATCAAAGGAGAAATCAACGTGAGTGGATGCAAAACATAAGAGGATTAGTTTTGACATGGAAGATAATGGAACAAGAAATGAATGAATTCCTTTTGGAGAATTATTCAGATGGTTTAGACTTGGATATTCAGAATGTGTCACTTGCTGAAACTGCCGAGCCACCATCAGATTTCCTCTTGCCACTATTGAGGTACCAAAAGGAGTGGTTGGCTTGGTCAATAAAGCAAGAAACAATATTCAAAGGGGGCATTCTTGCGGATGAAATGGGTATGGGGAAGACGGTTCAAGCCATAGCACTTGTTCTTGCTCAACGGGAATTAAAGAAGGCAACTAATGGTTCCACTATATTGTTGTCTTCACCTGGTACTTCCCAGGAACTCCCAACAATAAAAGGAACTCTTGTTGTATGTCCTTTGATTGGAGCAATGCAATGGATTCATGAGATTGAACGTTGCACCACTAGAGGAAGcaacaaaattcttttttatcatGGCACCAATAGGGAGAAATGTATGTACAAACTGAAGGAATATGACTTTGTAATTACTACATACTCCACTCTCCAGGCTGACTATatgccaaaaaagaaaaagcagaACAGCAGTGTTGGTGAAGATGTGTCCACGAGGAATTCAGTTCTGCATTCAGTGAAGTGGGATCGTATCATTTTGGATGAG GCTCATTGTATCAAATCTGTACACAGCAACTTCACAAATGCGGTTCTTGCTTTAGAATCTTTTTATAAGTGGGCCTTAACTGGTACACCCCTGCAAAACCGCATTGGAGAATTGTACTCACTT GTTCGTTTCTTACAAGTTCCCCCTTATGCTTGTTACTTTTGCGAAGATTGTAATTGCACTGGACTTTATTTTAG CTTCTATGATGCGTGCCCACAGTGCTCCCACCAACCTGCAAGCCACTTCCTCTGGTGGAAGAAA TATATTGAAGAACCTACATGGTTATTCGATGATGAAGGTAGAGATGCGATGGTGTGGTATAATCACAAAATTCTGAAAAGCCTATTGCTAAGACGTACCAAAAAAGAGAGAGCTGTTGATCTTGCACTACCCACAAAGACT GTTATAGTGAGAAAAGATTCTTTGGATGATAGAGAAAACGACTACTACAAGACACTGTGCCGTAGAAGCCAAGAACAGCTCGATAT ATTTGTCCAGGATGGAACTATGATTAATAAGAATTGCCACATATTTGCTATTATCACACGACTACGTCAG GCAGTTGATCATCCTTACATTGTGATGTACTCTAGAAAAGAATTGGCTAGTGGCAATGAAGAGGCTGGAGATGTTGAACAATTATGTCACTTATGTCATGATGCAGTGGAAGATCCAGTA GTTACTTGTTGTAGGCACATGTTTTGCAGGGCGTGTATGATATATTTAGCTGATGGTGTAATGGAGAAGCCATGCCATTCATGTACCAAACCCCTCACATTTGACTTCACTGGAAATAAAGATAAGGGAGTTTCTAGTTCTAAGCCTACTGTCAAAGGGTTTAGGTCATCAAGTATATTGAACAAAATTCAGCTTGATAAATTCAGGACAAGCACTAAAATAGAAGCTTTG aaGGAAGAAATTAGCAACATGTTTGAAAGAGACTGTTCTGCAAAAGGAATAGTTTTTAGCCAGTTCACAGCGTTTTTGGATTTGATACAGTATACTCTTAATGTAAGACATAAAG TTGGATCCATGTCTATTGCCGCAAGAGATGCTGCACTTAAAAGATTCACTGAGGATGGAAATTGCAAGATATTGCTTATGagcttgaagactggaggtgtTGCCCTCAATCTTACAGTTGCATCACAT GTTTTCATAATGGATCCTTGGTGGAATCCTGCAGTGCAGCAGCAAGCCCAAGATAGAGTCCATCGAATAGGGCAATATAAACCAGTCAT GATTGTGAGATTTCTGATTGAGAATACAATTGAAGAGAGAATCTTAGCGTTAcaagagaagaagaaattacTTTTTGAAGGGCAAGTCTTTTTTTCTTACAATCGTCTACATAGTTGCATATGTGTTCTGacaaaaattaagtattttgatgattttcccTTGCAATTTTTTGTTAGGTTCCTTCTTTGTTCCCTTCTGCAGCTCAGTCtctag